A stretch of the Musa acuminata AAA Group cultivar baxijiao chromosome BXJ2-7, Cavendish_Baxijiao_AAA, whole genome shotgun sequence genome encodes the following:
- the LOC103973372 gene encoding kinesin-like protein KIN-7H — translation MGSISGEEIAPWGKAEGVAKEERILVSVRVRPLNAKEIEKNDPSDWECVNDTTIMFKNSLPERSAFPTAYTFDKVFGHQSNTRHVYDEGAKDVALSVVNGINASIFAYGQTSSGKTYTMTSITEYTMEDIYDYIKRHEEREFVLKFSAMEIYNEAVRDLLSTDSSPLRLLDDPERGTVVEKLTEETLRDQRHLKELVFTCAAQRQVGETSLNEMSSRSHQILRLTIESSAREFMGKDSSTTLLAAVNFIDLAGSERASQVSSASNRLKEGCHINRSLLTLGTVIRKLSKGRTGHIPYRDSKLTRILQPFLGGNARTAIICTMSPARSHIEQSRNTLSFASCAKQVATNAQVNVVVSDKALVKHLQRELARLENELRYTESATCTHHSDALRDKDAKIKKMEREIMDLMQQRDLAQSRLEDLLRAVVDERASRQWEESSHSSVSHARSECEDGVSIYDTSNIAYQIADLDSSRFDMPEERNNYEYNIEIPSKMKSHLRSISSPTLSEQILQQGWEEIVEATHEDSEDHCKEVQCIEIHAISTSRSDEFNLLISDGSDSLLALTDEDRLGDPAPQSLGDTHLKPAMEQSIDIATRTTDNIVKPCPDASSPLPSVSKVMNSGELVLARSRSCKASLMNTSILSLLENVEQGKETPQETFLKESPGRLRLSALRYDVENEKHSVEGSQASEKLTSDDTIQTEDIKTVHGEADANLSTSFSGTNEMDECHCHKQLPSYQEIRQTWWEAHGAEKNVKDVGVEAVLSPYESPSRRPLEFERKRQEIIELWHACNVPLVHRTCFFLVFKGDPADSIYMEVECRRLSFLRNAFSHGKAGGVVAEDGHRVSLASSSRYLRREREMLCRQMQKKLSPDDRVSLYAKWGVALNSKQRKLQLGQRLWTKTDLEHVKESASLVAKLIGFVEQGRAMKEMFGLSFTPQQTHKRSFSWMQG, via the exons ATGGGATCGATCAGCGGCGAAGAAATAGCGCCATGGGGGAAGGCAGAGGGTGTAGCAAAGGAGGAGAGGATACTGGTTTCGGTAAGGGTGAGGCCCCTGAACGCCAAAGAGATTGAGAAGAATGACCCCTCAGATTGGGAGTGCGTCAATGACACCACCATCATGTTCAAGAACAGCCTCCCCGAACGATCCGCATTTCCAACAGCTTATACATTCG ACAAAGTGTTCGGGCATCAGAGCAACACAAGACATGTTTATGATGAAGGAGCCAAGGACGTTGCTCTTTCTGTTGTCAATGGAATCAATG CAAGTATATTTGCCTACGGACAAACAAGTAGTGGAAAGACATACACGATGACTAGTATAACCGAGTATACCATGGAGGACATATATGACTACATAAAGAGG CATGAGGAAAGAGAATTTGTTCTCAAGTTCTCAGCAATGGAGATATACAATGAAGCAGTGAGAGATCTCCTGAGCACTGATAGTTCCCCTCTTAGGCTTCTTGATGATCCAGAG AGAGGGACTGTGGTGGAAAAACTCACTGAGGAAACTCTGAGGGACCAGAGGCATCTCAAAGAACTTGTATTTACTTGTGCAG CTCAACGACAGGTCGGGGAGACATCTCTCAATGAAATGAGCTCCCGATCTCATCAGATTCTGAGATTG ACAATTGAGAGTAGTGCTCGTGAGTTCATGGGCAAAGACAGTTCAACTACTCTTTTAGCTGCTGTG AATTTTATTGATTTAGCAGGAAGTGAACGCGCATCTCAAGTTTCTTCTGCTAGTAATCGCCTAAAAGAAGGTTGTCACATTAACCGAAGTTTGCTTACCCTGGGAACTGTTATCCGGAAGCTGAG CAAAGGGAGAACTGGTCACATTCCATATCGAGATTCCAAGCTGACACGCATTTTACAGCCCTTCTTAGGAGGTAATGCAAGAACTGCCATTATCTGTACGATGAGCCCTGCAAGAAGCCACATTGAGCAATCCAGAAACACCCTTTCATTTGCAAGCTGTGCAAAACAAGTAGCCACCAATGCCCAAGTTAATGTGGTGGTGTCTGACAAGGCACTGGTAAAGCATCTGCAAAGAGAACTTGCTAGGTTGGAAAATGAACTGAGATATACAGAATCAGCCACCTGCACGCATCATTCTGATGCCCTGCGTGACAAAGATGCCAAGATTAAGAAG ATGGAGCGTGAAATCATGGACCTGATGCAGCAAAGAGATCTTGCTCAGTCTCGACTTGAGGATTTGCTCCGAGCTGTTGTGGATGAACGAGCTTCAAGACAATGG GAAGAATCCAGCCATTCGTCGGTATCCCATGCACGCAGTGAATGTGAAGATGGAGTTTCGATTTATGATACGTCTAATATTGCATACCAAATTGCAGATTTAGACTCTTCGAGATTTGATATGCCGGAAGAAAGGAACAACTACGAGTATAACATAGAGATTCCTAGTAAGATGAAGTCACATTTGCGATCGATCAGCAGTCCTACTTTGAGTGAACAGATCCTGCAGCAGGGATGGGAGGAAATTGTCGAAGCCACGCATGAAGATTCTGAAGACCACTGCAAGGAAGTCCAGTGTATTGAGATACATGCTATAAGCACAAGCAGGAGTGACGAGTTCAACCTCCTGATTAGTGATGGAAGTGATAGTCTGCTGGCACTGACTGATGAAGACAGACTTGGGGATCCTGCACCACAATCTTTAGGCGATACACACTTGAAACCTGCAATGGAGCAATCGATAGATATTGCGACAAGGACAACCGATAACATTGTCAAACCATGTCCTGATGCATCATCTCCATTGCCTTCAGTGTCGAAGGTAATGAATTCCGGGGAGTTGGTTCTGGCCAGAAGTAGAAGCTGCAAGGCAAGTCTGATGAACACTTCAATCTTGTCTTTGCTAGAAAACGTCGAACAAGGTAAGGAAACACCGCAGGAGACCTTCTTAAAAGAGTCTCCTGGAAGGCTTAGACTCTCTGCGTTGCGTTATGATGTCGAAAATGAGAAACACTCAGTAGAAGGATCTCAGGCCTCAGAAAAGCTGACTTCCGATGACACAATTCAAACCGAGGATATAAAAACTGTTCATGGAGAGGCTGATGCTAATCTCAGCACCTCTTTTTCAGGAACGAATGAGATGGATGAATGCCATTGTCACAAGCAACTCCCTTCTTATCAG GAGATTCGACAGACTTGGTGGGAAGCCCATGGAGCTGAGAAGAATGTAAAGGATGTGGGCGTGGAAGCGGTGCTATCTCCCTACGAGTCTCCTTCGCGACGGCCGCTGGAATTTGAGAGAAAGCGACAGGAGATAATCGAGCTGTGGCACGCATGCAATGTTCCCTTGGTCCATAGAACTTGCTTCTTCCTGGTCTTCAAAGGCGATCCAGCTGACTCCATCTACATGGAAGTCGAATGCAGAAGGCTGTCCTTTCTAAGAAACGCTTTCTCTCATGGAAAGGCTGGTGGCGTAGTGGCTGAAGACGGTCACAGAGTTAGTCTTGCTTCGAG CTCGAGATATCTTCGTCGCGAGAGAGAAATGCTGTGCAGGCAGATGCAGAAGAAGCTGTCCCCGGACGACAGGGTGAGTCTTTATGCTAAGTGGGGAGTTGCTCTGAACTCCAAGCAGCGGAAATTGCAGCTAGGTCAGCGCCTGTGGACTAAAACCGACCTCGAACACGTAAAAGAGAGCGCATCCCTCGTCGCTAAGCTGATCGGATTTGTAGAGCAAGGGCGGGCAATGAAGGAGATGTTTGGACTCAGCTTCACTCCGCAGCAAACTCACAAGAGATCCTTCAGTTGGATGCAGGGATAG
- the LOC103973371 gene encoding EIN3-binding F-box protein 1-like, producing MEGLRFPVKKARVSSQMDHKRVQVGGQDLIDDLPDELLVHIFSFIPAIRDRCCCGAVSKKWSLLQASMPRSDYISRGFLLPRPTQEISRSFRGSEANDTRLVAMAIGIDARGVLTNLSVIGTLPDSSPPPPSGHRSISDVGLSIVAGACKSLKSLSLFKCPKITGWGIGSVGHCIGLERLELVDAMSVTDDGLVILAIRCLNLSSLSLVSCPNVGNHSLQAFAKYSRKLKSVTLASCPLITDSGIVSLVANRSGLETVKIASMKLSDIVLQAIACYSRKIQILLLDNIWGVSDMGYCWIGLARELKCLVLKACVGLSDRCLAKVSSASFAGIRKLAINNCSLLSDWGLFELTSSARELENVLLHSCKSFTYRGLMVAIGNCSQSLKTLALIKCDFLDEQRDQANSFPLAQHCPLLETVKVDQCRGIGDDFILWIGASCKQVTDVSFTRMDSITDRGIRCFLSQLKGSNKMARVDLTGCTRVGNWSVWAITRECKASLKRLVLRGCGRVNDRGAAVIARRCAKLVELDLGGCDISDEGVKKLARDEPIDLEVISLAGCTRITDRSLLVLKKYMGPGLERVNVAGCTGVSKAVINWLKLYIDEVDY from the coding sequence ACCACAAGCGGGTGCAAGTCGGAGGTCAGGATCTTATTGATGATCTTCCAGATGAGCTGCTAGTTCACATCTTTAGCTTCATTCCGGCGATCAGGGACCGCTGCTGTTGCGGCGCCGTCTCCAAGAAATGGTCACTGCTTCAAGCCTCCATGCCGAGGTCCGACTACATCTCCCGTGGCTTCCTTCTTCCCCGGCCGACCCAGGAGATCTCCAGAAGCTTCAGAGGTAGTGAGGCCAACGACACGAGGCTCGTGGCCATGGCGATAGGAATCGATGCACGTGGGGTGCTAACCAACCTCTCCGTCATCGGGACTCTCCCCGATTCATCTCCTCCTCCGCCTTCAGGTCATCGTTCGATCTCAGATGTCGGCCTGTCGATCGTAGCCGGAGCCTGCAAGAGCCTCAAGTCTCTATCTCTCTTCAAGTGTCCCAAGATCACTGGCTGGGGCATCGGATCCGTCGGGCACTGCATTGGCTTGGAGAGACTAGAGCTCGTCGATGCGATGTCGGTCACCGACGACGGTCTCGTAATCCTTGCGATCAGATGCCTGAATCTTTCGTCACTGAGCTTGGTGTCATGTCCGAACGTCGGCAACCACTCACTTCAGGCCTTCGCCAAGTACTCGAGGAAGCTCAAGTCGGTGACGCTCGCAAGCTGCCCTCTCATTACTGATTCCGGCATTGTTTCACTGGTCGCCAACCGATCCGGTTTAGAAACGGTCAAGATTGCATCCATGAAGTTGAGCGACATCGTCTTACAAGCAATCGCGTGTTACAGCCGGAAGATACAGATTTTGCTGCTAGATAACATCTGGGGAGTATCGGACATGGGATACTGCTGGATCGGACTGGCCAGGGAGCTCAAATGCCTTGTACTGAAAGCTTGCGTTGGTCTGTCAGATAGATGCTTGGCGAAGGTCTCATCCGCTAGCTTTGCCGGCATTAGGAAGTTGGCGATAAACAACTGTTCCTTGCTATCTGATTGGGGTCTTTTCGAGCTCACGAGTTCGGCGAGGGAGCTGGAGAATGTCCTTCTCCATAGCTGCAAGTCTTTTACTTACAGAGGCCTCATGGTTGCCATAGGCAACTGCAGCCAAAGTCTAAAGACGCTGGCTCTGATTAAGTGTGATTTCTTAGATGAACAACGAGATCAGGCTAACTcgtttcctctggcacaacactgTCCATTGCTGGAGACTGTGAAGGTGGATCAGTGCCGGGGGATTGGAGACGACTTCATCTTATGGATCGGGGCGTCCTGCAAGCAAGTGACAGACGTGAGCTTCACGCGCATGGACTCCATCACGGACCGTGGCATCCGTTGCTTCCTGAGCCAGCTAAAGGGGTCGAACAAGATGGCCAGGGTGGACTTGACGGGGTGCACCCGAGTCGGCAACTGGAGCGTGTGGGCCATAACCAGGGAATGCAAGGCGAGCCTGAAGCGCCTGGTCCTGAGAGGGTGCGGCCGCGTGAACGACCGCGGCGCGGCGGTGATCGCGAGGCGGTGCGCCAAGCTGGTGGAGCTCGACCTCGGCGGGTGCGACATCAGCGACGAGGGGGTGAAGAAGCTAGCCCGAGACGAGCCCATAGACCTGGAAGTGATCTCCCTCGCGGGCTGCACCAGGATCACCGACCGGAGTCTGCTGGTGCTGAAGAAGTACATGGGGCCGGGGTTGGAGAGGGTGAACGTCGCCGGATGCACCGGAGTCAGCAAAGCCGTCATCAACTGGTTGAAGCTTTACATCGACGAAGTCGATTACTGA